A window of the Paenibacillus sp. genome harbors these coding sequences:
- a CDS encoding S-layer homology domain-containing protein: MKPSFLRKTSGLLATFLMLSALLPVLAFAGVNLGTFTYQNGTVTGEVYVTKAVYDDAVNKKIWVQIEKNDNGTWSVYEAVYRNTVNGIVYYDFSQTVTGATYLDLFAQYQSVSNSVYYDSVTKRVYDTTPSGNTGGGFVLTPSNGVITVGSNGVVSASQLSAAFAQSATVTVEISGESATLPVSALRNAPEGAVVVVKSSVGSYVLPVSAIDFDALAEELGVDVEDLDIRVIIAALKGEEAEEVAAAAEEFGGEALASVEFSVEAVAGNETVAISDFGSTYVERTINVDADSSATGVLYDPATGEFSFIPATFADGVATLKSTTNSIYVVLELDNSFADVNGHWAQSYVETMANKLIVEGYENGTFGPDRQITRAEFATLIVRALGLSGKAAGEANFSDVSSNDWFAGAVALAAEAGIVNGYEDGTFQPNKVITREELAAMVVRASAFAGTELSVNASQVSSILAGVKDASSIVWARAEIAAAINAGIVEGYEDGSFGAVKTATRAEASTMIQRFLVNAGFINE, from the coding sequence TTGAAACCATCGTTTTTAAGAAAAACTTCTGGACTGTTGGCAACTTTTTTGATGTTGTCGGCTCTCCTCCCAGTTTTGGCTTTCGCTGGAGTAAACCTGGGTACTTTCACTTACCAAAATGGTACGGTAACAGGTGAGGTCTACGTTACCAAAGCGGTCTACGATGATGCGGTAAATAAGAAGATCTGGGTGCAAATCGAAAAGAATGACAACGGTACGTGGTCGGTATACGAAGCTGTTTACCGCAACACTGTAAATGGCATCGTATATTACGATTTCAGTCAAACTGTCACGGGTGCTACATACCTCGATTTGTTCGCGCAATATCAATCGGTATCCAATAGCGTTTACTACGATTCCGTAACGAAGCGTGTGTACGACACTACGCCTTCCGGTAACACTGGCGGGGGCTTTGTCCTGACGCCTAGCAACGGAGTGATCACGGTCGGCAGCAACGGTGTCGTCAGCGCTTCTCAGCTTTCCGCTGCGTTTGCTCAAAGCGCAACGGTAACGGTTGAGATTTCCGGCGAATCCGCTACGCTTCCGGTATCCGCGTTGCGTAACGCTCCGGAAGGTGCCGTAGTTGTAGTTAAGAGCAGCGTTGGTTCTTACGTGCTCCCTGTATCCGCGATCGACTTCGACGCTTTGGCTGAAGAGCTTGGCGTGGATGTAGAGGATCTCGATATCCGTGTTATCATCGCAGCGCTGAAAGGTGAAGAAGCAGAAGAAGTTGCTGCAGCAGCCGAGGAATTCGGTGGCGAAGCGCTTGCTTCCGTTGAATTCTCCGTAGAAGCAGTAGCTGGTAACGAAACGGTTGCGATTTCCGACTTCGGTTCGACGTACGTAGAGCGTACGATCAACGTTGACGCTGACTCGAGTGCAACGGGCGTACTTTACGATCCTGCAACTGGTGAGTTCTCCTTCATTCCTGCTACGTTTGCAGACGGCGTTGCTACATTGAAGAGCACGACGAACTCCATCTACGTTGTTCTCGAACTCGACAACAGCTTCGCTGACGTGAACGGCCACTGGGCTCAATCGTATGTCGAAACGATGGCTAACAAGCTCATCGTTGAAGGCTACGAGAACGGCACCTTCGGTCCGGACCGTCAAATCACTCGTGCGGAATTCGCTACGCTGATCGTTCGCGCCCTCGGCCTGAGCGGTAAAGCAGCTGGCGAAGCGAACTTCTCGGACGTTTCGTCCAACGATTGGTTCGCTGGCGCAGTAGCGCTTGCAGCTGAAGCTGGTATCGTCAACGGTTACGAAGACGGTACGTTCCAGCCGAACAAGGTCATCACTCGCGAAGAACTCGCAGCGATGGTCGTTCGCGCTAGCGCATTCGCTGGTACGGAGTTGTCCGTAAACGCAAGCCAAGTTTCCTCCATCCTCGCTGGTGTTAAGGATGCTAGCAGCATCGTTTGGGCTCGCGCTGAAATCGCGGCTGCAATCAATGCCGGCATCGTAGAAGGCTACGAGGACGGTTCGTTCGGCGCTGTGAAAACGGCGACGCGCGCAGAAGCTTCCACGATGATCCAACGTTTCTTGGTAAACGCAGGCTTCATCAACGAGTAA
- a CDS encoding O-antigen ligase family protein: MGTSVIRTSKQNMEVRKSINFWVASFVLAGVLLISPFSRGLFNGEGLTFLTPILNTALWVSIILFCIAIYSIYFAKWDWKSGVWKSAIWLIPLSYLISTMQPASQSNSNISFLIALILAVGFLIGLHWNQSDIGSRTLLTVIFSSGYLVVLFGMANWFGNASFFGLIDWSNDPFTSSKVYTDAVMYGYEGARLTSVFQYSNSYAAFLIALWIASLLFLVQSNKFKLQIICAFMVTPIVVSLLLTLSRGAYLIAPIVIVMILPFLHLKKQYKFLIYLFSNAIISFVTYKVIEAKGLALQQNYNPTNYLIAWLIFIGLSLVFSVIVYVVEKWFSSNAEETSSPILKRIIVPIALVALSALTAVLLFTQPHLLTPLPDALENRIKNINLQQHSLLERVAFYKDAVKMIQDKPIIGAGGGAWSELYEKYQGNPYTSRQAHNFILQLVVETGMIGLVSLLTVLFFSIRQLIRSYSNHQIFDNQKTLLYFSIFLSLFIHSLIDFDFSYVYLSFIAFICLGAFSTSPFVHVEEGNVKTITSVKRFIYPGFLFSISLVIFAISVSLLSGMQTYSQARKMMAESNPLPQIIKTFNEALSKIKHPEVYYQKTYFLAQAYQHTSDPQYLQQALDTIIEARNREPYNKDLFLMEYQLSGGQSEASFELLEKNISNYQWDIQMYEYFISHAFQIGYSKLQTNDIGGAEKYWRKSIQKYSEVLDKIATLENLPAGQYQGRPFSVTKPIALNVSHIYYLTGSYENALETIMPLVNPELTEPIDHEIVLLNLAAQHQIGNDPDPNLLQGLVSKNSEYQNRYDAMINQSPVEIKLTP, translated from the coding sequence ATGGGAACCAGTGTAATTAGAACTTCTAAACAAAATATGGAGGTGAGAAAATCCATCAACTTTTGGGTAGCTTCCTTCGTACTTGCAGGGGTTCTGCTAATTTCGCCTTTCTCTAGAGGTCTCTTTAACGGTGAAGGATTGACCTTTTTAACCCCGATCCTTAACACAGCGCTTTGGGTCTCTATAATTCTTTTTTGTATCGCTATTTATTCCATTTATTTCGCAAAATGGGATTGGAAGTCAGGGGTGTGGAAGTCGGCGATATGGTTAATTCCTTTAAGTTATTTAATTTCCACAATGCAACCGGCATCTCAATCAAATTCTAATATTTCTTTTCTTATTGCATTGATCCTAGCAGTTGGCTTTCTTATTGGGTTGCATTGGAATCAATCCGATATTGGAAGTAGAACGTTGTTAACGGTCATTTTTTCATCAGGTTACTTGGTCGTATTATTCGGTATGGCAAACTGGTTTGGCAATGCGTCATTTTTTGGGTTAATCGATTGGTCCAACGATCCTTTCACATCTTCAAAAGTTTACACTGATGCTGTAATGTACGGGTACGAGGGTGCAAGGTTGACCTCTGTGTTTCAATACTCTAATAGCTATGCGGCTTTCTTGATTGCGCTTTGGATTGCATCTTTATTGTTTTTGGTTCAATCTAATAAATTCAAACTACAAATAATCTGTGCTTTTATGGTAACTCCCATAGTTGTCTCACTCCTTTTGACGCTATCTAGAGGGGCATATTTAATTGCACCAATCGTTATAGTAATGATTTTGCCGTTTCTACATCTAAAAAAACAGTATAAGTTTCTTATTTATCTTTTTAGCAACGCAATTATTTCTTTTGTGACGTACAAGGTGATAGAAGCGAAGGGGCTTGCCCTTCAACAGAATTATAATCCGACAAACTACTTGATTGCATGGTTAATTTTTATAGGTCTTTCATTGGTTTTTTCAGTTATCGTTTACGTTGTTGAGAAGTGGTTTTCATCAAATGCAGAGGAGACTTCCTCTCCTATACTTAAGCGGATCATTGTTCCTATTGCTTTAGTTGCACTCTCGGCGCTAACGGCAGTTTTGCTTTTTACCCAACCGCATTTGTTGACTCCGTTACCCGATGCATTGGAAAATAGGATCAAAAACATCAACTTACAACAACATAGTTTATTGGAACGTGTTGCATTTTATAAAGACGCTGTTAAAATGATTCAAGACAAACCAATTATTGGCGCGGGTGGTGGCGCATGGTCTGAGCTATATGAGAAATACCAGGGTAACCCTTATACAAGTAGACAGGCACATAACTTCATACTCCAACTGGTTGTTGAAACAGGGATGATAGGACTTGTTTCGTTGCTCACAGTTTTATTTTTCTCGATTCGCCAACTAATAAGGAGTTACAGTAATCATCAGATATTCGATAATCAGAAAACACTACTTTACTTCTCAATTTTCTTAAGTTTGTTCATCCATAGTTTAATTGACTTTGATTTCAGTTACGTGTACCTATCATTTATTGCGTTTATTTGTTTGGGGGCATTTTCTACTAGTCCGTTTGTTCACGTGGAAGAAGGGAATGTTAAAACGATAACATCGGTTAAAAGATTTATCTATCCTGGATTCCTATTTAGTATTTCATTGGTGATTTTCGCCATCAGCGTGAGCTTATTATCGGGAATGCAAACTTATTCCCAAGCTAGAAAAATGATGGCAGAATCAAATCCACTCCCGCAAATTATAAAGACATTCAACGAAGCATTAAGCAAAATAAAGCATCCCGAAGTTTATTATCAAAAAACTTACTTTCTTGCTCAGGCGTACCAACATACCTCCGACCCTCAGTATCTACAGCAGGCACTAGATACGATCATTGAAGCAAGAAACCGAGAACCTTATAATAAGGATCTATTCCTGATGGAATACCAACTGTCGGGTGGCCAGTCGGAGGCATCTTTCGAGTTGCTCGAAAAAAACATATCCAATTATCAATGGGATATCCAAATGTACGAATATTTTATATCCCACGCTTTCCAGATCGGATACTCAAAACTGCAAACCAATGACATTGGAGGGGCGGAAAAGTACTGGAGAAAATCGATTCAAAAATATTCAGAAGTGCTCGATAAAATCGCAACCTTGGAAAATCTTCCCGCAGGACAATACCAAGGTAGACCTTTTTCCGTTACCAAGCCGATAGCTCTTAACGTTAGTCACATTTATTATCTAACCGGATCTTACGAAAACGCCTTGGAAACTATCATGCCGTTAGTCAATCCAGAGCTCACCGAACCCATCGATCATGAAATTGTCTTGCTAAATCTTGCAGCTCAACATCAGATTGGTAACGACCCTGATCCTAACTTACTCCAAGGTTTAGTTTCAAAAAATTCTGAATACCAAAACAGATACGATGCGATGATTAACCAATCACCCGTTGAAATTAAACTTACTCCCTAA
- a CDS encoding Wzz/FepE/Etk N-terminal domain-containing protein has translation MQDEINLKAFITLLWLKRKIIATVTFVGLSTSVLLAFVLPETYETETLVMVNEIEDVKRNYSAIAEQVKSNFILNKLMVSLELDKEGYTLNGLKDNIQVSPSADGASVTLKVTGTSKKIVSNVANSLANEMATIIQISSMLDSTILNKKRLREVEDELTVALMELDQINKELETTEKVLVTKKSLTDENFLLDVSMDETERSASAVGGIEYSDEEINPVYTALKGKQAETSILITKLETEKEYLQSKITTDEQKIAELQSQQRSSEAVGYGNYSNKNNAIFIIPSQENLEAISPKKSVVVALGLILSFGLAVLIVLLIALFKRDSNFADAATNTFSG, from the coding sequence ATGCAAGACGAAATCAACCTGAAGGCATTCATCACTTTACTTTGGTTGAAGAGGAAAATTATTGCAACAGTAACATTTGTTGGATTGTCGACGTCTGTTTTGTTGGCTTTTGTGCTTCCAGAAACTTATGAAACAGAGACGCTGGTGATGGTAAATGAGATTGAAGATGTAAAAAGAAACTATAGTGCGATTGCCGAACAAGTGAAGAGTAATTTCATCCTAAATAAACTGATGGTCTCTTTGGAACTAGACAAGGAGGGATATACTCTTAACGGCTTGAAGGATAATATCCAAGTGTCACCAAGCGCGGATGGTGCTTCCGTTACTTTGAAAGTTACCGGTACATCGAAAAAAATAGTATCAAACGTGGCAAACAGCTTGGCTAACGAGATGGCGACAATCATTCAAATTTCGTCCATGTTAGACTCGACTATTTTAAACAAAAAGAGGTTAAGGGAAGTTGAGGATGAACTTACAGTTGCTCTAATGGAACTTGATCAGATCAACAAAGAGCTGGAGACGACTGAAAAAGTTTTAGTGACCAAAAAATCTTTGACTGACGAAAACTTCCTGCTAGATGTCAGTATGGATGAAACCGAACGCTCGGCCTCTGCCGTAGGTGGTATAGAGTATTCGGACGAGGAAATCAACCCGGTATATACGGCGCTTAAAGGAAAGCAGGCCGAAACTTCCATATTAATTACCAAGTTGGAAACGGAAAAGGAATATCTCCAAAGCAAGATTACGACGGACGAACAGAAAATAGCCGAGTTGCAATCGCAACAACGCTCTTCCGAAGCCGTTGGTTATGGCAATTATTCCAACAAGAATAACGCAATATTTATTATTCCTTCGCAAGAAAATCTTGAAGCAATAAGCCCTAAAAAATCGGTTGTCGTCGCTTTGGGGCTTATCCTATCCTTCGGTTTAGCCGTCCTAATCGTATTGCTGATTGCACTGTTTAAACGTGATTCAAACTTTGCAGATGCGGCAACCAATACATTCTCTGGTTAG
- a CDS encoding sugar transferase codes for MQTQVDFSLLESLARSKKRSAALLSIINVVLTCIEFILYAGGFYWLYYWRVIAQFPNGPQELFFLAEYLFLFVVIHVCFIALLIDKGIFRLERQRSLIDELFLIIKSAFLSYMFAIGLMFILQTSVVYSRLHLLIYFFIMIFIATVFRSAKALILAKLSKNERYVRNVLIVGAGRIGEQVKAFLLGRKNMGYNLVGMLDDHKEGDCIIGTLDDLEQQLWDRGVHEVYITIPSEKKVIHDLLMRIRKYDVQIKVIPEMYDYLPGTVNYEKNDAFPYMEFYKSPLRGMKFYGKRLFDIIVSLIGIILCLPVFSVIALLIKLDSKGPVIFKQKRIGQHGVPFQMYKFRSMVVDAEELKAKLVSQNEADGPVFKIKSDPRVTRVGHFIRKYSLDELPQLFNVLFGSMSLIGPRPPLPQEVEQYSDHQWRRLDLLPGITGLWQVSGRSDLSFEEWVSLDIYYIQHWSFGLDLKILLRTVPVVLFSKGAY; via the coding sequence ATGCAAACACAAGTAGACTTTAGTTTATTAGAATCTTTAGCGCGCAGTAAAAAACGTTCGGCAGCCTTACTATCTATTATTAATGTTGTATTGACTTGCATAGAGTTTATTCTCTATGCGGGCGGGTTTTATTGGCTATACTACTGGAGGGTTATAGCGCAGTTTCCAAACGGACCCCAGGAGTTGTTTTTCTTGGCTGAATATCTGTTTTTATTTGTGGTAATACATGTTTGTTTTATAGCCCTTTTGATTGATAAAGGGATTTTCCGGTTGGAACGTCAACGAAGTCTGATTGATGAACTGTTTTTAATAATCAAGAGTGCGTTCTTATCATACATGTTTGCAATTGGACTTATGTTTATTCTTCAAACTAGCGTTGTATATTCAAGGCTGCATTTGCTTATCTATTTCTTTATCATGATTTTCATCGCGACAGTTTTTCGATCAGCTAAAGCTCTAATTCTCGCGAAGTTATCGAAAAACGAAAGGTACGTCCGTAACGTCCTTATTGTTGGCGCCGGCAGGATAGGGGAGCAAGTGAAAGCTTTCTTGCTGGGCCGGAAAAACATGGGATACAACTTAGTAGGAATGCTCGACGACCACAAAGAAGGGGATTGCATTATAGGGACCTTGGATGATTTAGAGCAGCAGTTGTGGGACAGGGGTGTCCATGAAGTGTACATCACTATTCCATCAGAAAAGAAGGTCATTCATGATCTGCTGATGAGAATTAGAAAATACGATGTACAAATTAAAGTGATTCCCGAAATGTATGACTATCTGCCTGGTACTGTTAACTACGAAAAGAACGATGCATTCCCTTATATGGAGTTTTACAAAAGTCCCCTTCGGGGAATGAAATTTTATGGTAAACGTCTGTTCGATATTATTGTTTCGTTGATCGGGATTATATTGTGTTTGCCCGTATTTAGCGTTATTGCGTTGTTAATAAAGCTAGATTCGAAGGGCCCCGTAATTTTTAAGCAAAAGAGGATTGGACAACATGGGGTGCCTTTCCAGATGTATAAATTTCGGTCTATGGTCGTAGACGCGGAAGAACTGAAAGCGAAGTTGGTAAGTCAGAATGAAGCCGACGGTCCGGTGTTTAAAATCAAAAGCGATCCTAGGGTTACGCGTGTCGGGCATTTTATTAGAAAGTATTCCCTCGACGAGTTACCTCAACTTTTTAATGTTTTGTTTGGGAGTATGAGCTTGATCGGGCCCAGACCACCGCTTCCCCAGGAAGTGGAGCAGTACAGCGATCATCAGTGGAGACGACTCGATTTACTTCCAGGGATCACAGGGCTGTGGCAAGTCAGCGGTCGAAGCGATTTGAGCTTTGAAGAATGGGTGTCTTTGGACATTTACTACATCCAGCATTGGAGCTTTGGGTTGGATCTTAAAATATTACTTAGAACAGTACCTGTAGTTCTTTTTAGCAAAGGGGCTTACTAA
- the rfbF gene encoding glucose-1-phosphate cytidylyltransferase codes for MKVVILAGGFGTRISEESHLKPKPMIEIGGKPILWHIMKSYSHYGFNDFVICLGYKGYYIKEYFAHYFLHESDVTFDFRNNNDRIIHNHSAEPWRVTLVDTGMDTMTGGRVKRVQPYIGNETFMMTYGDGVADVNITDLVRYHKTHGKLATVTSTQPGGRFGALDLDGSSQVLGFQEKPKGDGAWINAGYFVLEPEVFNYIDGDSTIFEKEPLENLARDGELVAYKHQGFWQPMDTLRDKTLLESLWQSKKSPWKVWGEKGKTVNV; via the coding sequence GTGAAGGTTGTAATATTAGCGGGTGGTTTTGGTACAAGGATTAGCGAAGAATCGCATTTGAAACCCAAACCGATGATCGAAATCGGTGGAAAGCCGATTCTATGGCATATTATGAAATCATATTCCCATTATGGTTTTAACGATTTTGTGATTTGTTTAGGGTACAAAGGGTATTATATTAAGGAATATTTTGCTCATTATTTTTTACATGAATCCGATGTAACCTTTGACTTTAGGAATAATAACGATCGCATAATCCATAACCATTCCGCCGAGCCTTGGCGGGTAACATTGGTCGACACCGGTATGGATACAATGACGGGTGGGCGCGTCAAAAGGGTCCAGCCTTACATCGGAAACGAAACGTTTATGATGACATACGGGGATGGAGTGGCTGACGTCAATATAACTGATTTAGTCAGATATCATAAAACCCATGGTAAGTTAGCAACTGTTACTTCGACGCAACCTGGCGGAAGATTTGGAGCGCTAGATCTGGATGGAAGCAGCCAAGTGTTGGGTTTTCAAGAAAAGCCGAAGGGTGACGGAGCTTGGATTAATGCGGGATATTTTGTTCTAGAGCCTGAGGTGTTTAATTACATTGATGGAGACAGTACCATTTTTGAGAAAGAGCCTCTTGAAAATTTGGCCAGAGACGGAGAATTAGTCGCCTATAAACACCAAGGCTTCTGGCAACCTATGGACACATTACGGGACAAAACTCTTCTGGAATCCTTGTGGCAAAGCAAAAAGAGCCCGTGGAAAGTATGGGGAGAAAAGGGTAAAACGGTGAATGTATGA
- the rfbG gene encoding CDP-glucose 4,6-dehydratase — MINNAFWSGKKVFLTGHTGFKGAWLCLWLHSLGAKVTGYALQPPSKPNLFELARVDELIYSVIGDITDGPFLKKAMMEADPDIVIHMAAQPLVRESYLLPVETYATNVMGTVHLLEAVRSCRNVKAVVNVTTDKCYENKEWVWGYRENEPMGGYDPYSNSKACSELVTSAYRSSYFNPSKYEEHGVALASARAGNVIGGGDWATDRLIPDCVRSLLNGEKIVIRNPSAIRPWQHVLEPLSGYLLLAEKLFEGNGKYAEGWNFGPNDDDAKPVEWIVRKLCEKWPDSAGYNVDNNPHPHEANFLKLDCSKAKTVLGWHPAWSLDEALSQILKWVYAYRDGEDMRKISMEQIAEYTRTKTYV, encoded by the coding sequence ATGATTAATAATGCGTTCTGGTCAGGGAAAAAAGTTTTTCTTACTGGGCATACTGGCTTCAAAGGCGCTTGGTTATGCCTTTGGTTGCATAGTCTTGGCGCGAAGGTTACCGGTTATGCGTTGCAACCCCCATCAAAACCGAATTTATTTGAATTGGCAAGGGTAGACGAGTTGATTTATTCTGTAATCGGAGATATCACGGATGGACCGTTTTTGAAGAAAGCGATGATGGAAGCCGATCCGGATATCGTCATTCATATGGCGGCACAACCCCTGGTCAGGGAGTCGTACCTCTTACCCGTAGAGACTTATGCTACGAATGTTATGGGGACAGTTCATCTTCTAGAAGCCGTCAGAAGTTGCCGGAACGTTAAAGCGGTTGTGAATGTGACGACGGATAAATGTTACGAGAATAAGGAATGGGTTTGGGGATACCGTGAAAACGAACCCATGGGTGGCTACGACCCTTATTCGAACAGTAAAGCCTGCTCTGAATTGGTGACGTCCGCATATAGGAGTTCTTATTTTAATCCAAGCAAATATGAAGAACACGGGGTTGCGCTGGCATCCGCAAGAGCGGGTAACGTGATCGGCGGGGGAGATTGGGCTACGGACAGGCTGATACCTGATTGTGTTCGTTCACTGTTAAATGGCGAAAAAATCGTTATTAGAAATCCAAGCGCTATTAGGCCTTGGCAGCATGTTTTGGAACCGCTCAGCGGTTACCTATTGCTTGCTGAAAAGCTATTCGAGGGTAACGGCAAATATGCGGAAGGTTGGAATTTCGGTCCGAACGACGATGACGCCAAACCGGTCGAGTGGATTGTGCGGAAATTGTGTGAAAAATGGCCCGATTCAGCTGGTTATAATGTTGATAACAACCCACATCCACATGAAGCTAATTTCTTAAAGTTGGATTGCTCTAAAGCTAAAACAGTTTTGGGATGGCATCCGGCTTGGAGTCTCGATGAGGCGCTTAGTCAAATACTCAAATGGGTATATGCATATCGGGATGGGGAAGACATGAGGAAGATATCCATGGAACAAATTGCAGAGTATACGAGGACGAAAACATATGTTTGA
- the rfbC gene encoding dTDP-4-dehydrorhamnose 3,5-epimerase: protein MFELKKTIFDGCYEMIPRVLSDQRGKFIKTFHSIAFSTLGLDFQSQEEYYSVSHKNVIRGLHFQIPPMDHKKIVYCVSGEVLDVVVDLRVGSPTYGQFQMFELNEAKANMIYIPSGLAHGFLTLSESAILLYKVTSVYSPEHDGGIHWNSIGIPWGVDRPIISDRDKSFPSLVDFESPFTF from the coding sequence ATGTTTGAACTTAAAAAGACGATCTTTGACGGTTGCTACGAAATGATCCCCCGCGTCCTATCGGACCAACGGGGGAAATTCATAAAAACATTTCATAGCATTGCATTCTCAACTTTGGGACTTGATTTCCAATCACAGGAAGAGTACTATTCTGTGTCACACAAGAACGTGATCCGCGGGCTCCATTTCCAGATTCCGCCGATGGACCATAAAAAAATAGTCTACTGCGTATCAGGAGAAGTATTGGACGTTGTCGTCGACCTTAGGGTCGGTTCACCGACCTATGGTCAATTTCAAATGTTTGAACTTAATGAGGCTAAGGCGAATATGATCTACATCCCGAGCGGGTTAGCACATGGATTCCTTACTTTAAGCGAATCCGCGATTTTATTGTACAAAGTGACGTCAGTCTATTCACCAGAGCATGATGGAGGAATTCATTGGAATTCCATTGGGATCCCTTGGGGGGTTGATCGACCGATCATTTCGGATCGAGACAAATCTTTTCCGAGTCTGGTGGACTTCGAAAGTCCATTTACATTTTAA
- a CDS encoding NAD-dependent epimerase/dehydratase family protein: MFNNVVVTGGTGFVGSHLVKRLVDLDCQVHVIVRPSSELHLLKSVENKVNFHVFSGETNHLSEMFKQFQPELVFHLASLFISEHTSEQVLPLIGSNVAFSAQILEAMAVSGTNYIVNTGTAWQHFKGEDYNPVNLYAATKQAFESILTYYVEARGVRATTLKLFDTYGPDDPRKKLFHLLHHVSMSGQRLDMSPGEQLINVVYIDDVVDAFILAGRLLIEQAIGNNSHFAVASNEVVSLRKLVSIYSELTGRDLNINWGGRQYRSREVMFPWSNGPTLPGWTPKVSLEKGIRLLEQAVRSNSKI, encoded by the coding sequence ATGTTTAACAACGTAGTGGTGACGGGTGGAACTGGTTTTGTCGGATCCCATCTGGTGAAACGTTTGGTAGATTTAGATTGTCAAGTTCATGTAATAGTTAGGCCCTCTTCGGAACTACACTTACTGAAGTCCGTCGAAAACAAAGTCAACTTTCATGTGTTTAGCGGTGAAACGAACCACCTATCCGAAATGTTCAAGCAATTTCAACCAGAACTTGTGTTCCATCTAGCCTCGTTATTTATTTCCGAACATACTTCGGAACAGGTCTTGCCATTAATTGGTAGTAATGTCGCTTTTTCCGCGCAAATCCTTGAGGCAATGGCGGTATCGGGTACCAATTATATCGTGAACACAGGAACAGCGTGGCAGCATTTTAAGGGCGAAGATTACAACCCAGTAAATTTGTATGCTGCAACCAAACAGGCGTTTGAAAGTATTTTAACATACTATGTTGAGGCTAGAGGGGTTAGGGCTACAACACTAAAATTATTTGATACTTACGGGCCCGATGATCCGAGAAAGAAATTGTTTCATTTGTTGCACCATGTCTCAATGAGTGGACAAAGATTGGATATGTCACCGGGGGAACAACTTATTAACGTCGTTTACATCGATGATGTAGTCGACGCTTTCATATTAGCCGGTCGGTTATTGATAGAACAAGCGATAGGGAATAATTCACACTTTGCTGTAGCTTCTAATGAAGTAGTTTCTCTAAGAAAACTAGTATCTATATATTCTGAGCTAACTGGAAGAGATTTAAATATTAATTGGGGCGGGAGACAGTACCGCTCGCGCGAAGTAATGTTTCCCTGGAGTAATGGACCAACATTACCTGGCTGGACACCCAAAGTAAGCCTTGAGAAAGGGATTAGATTGCTTGAACAAGCGGTCAGATCGAATAGCAAGATATGA